Proteins encoded together in one Spirochaeta cellobiosiphila DSM 17781 window:
- a CDS encoding ABC transporter substrate-binding protein, with translation MRKLSIVSLFLFVIMSTGLFAGGSQESGKVTEIDMYFPVVVGGPLTKVIEEMCNDFMTQNPDVKVNPIYAGSYFDAMVKAQTAQQGGAPPAVAVLLSTELFTLIDMDAIIPMDDFIKKDNFPIDDFYSAFMENGQTQGKTWGLPFQRSTIVMYYNKDAFRKAGLDPEKAPATWEELVEYGQKLTVKDGNGNTTQWGVEIPSTGYQYWMAQALTIQSGKNYMNQQGNQVYFNDPAAIEALSFWKDMGQKYEIMPKGIIEWKTVPSDFLQQRTAIMYHSTGNLTNMKNNATFDFGVAFLPANKSFGSPTGGGNLYIFKDISDAQKEAAWKLVKFLTSPEMTAKWCIATGYVGTRASAFETPALSEYVKGFPYAAVARDQLQYAKAELSTHENGQVIKIINDNIQSALTGQASPEEALNKAQSQTEEILKSYK, from the coding sequence ATGCGTAAGTTAAGTATTGTCAGTCTGTTCTTGTTCGTTATTATGTCTACTGGCCTATTCGCAGGAGGTAGTCAGGAATCGGGAAAAGTTACGGAGATCGATATGTATTTCCCCGTTGTTGTAGGGGGACCATTAACAAAAGTAATTGAAGAAATGTGTAATGATTTTATGACGCAGAACCCTGATGTAAAGGTTAATCCTATATATGCAGGTAGTTATTTTGATGCCATGGTTAAGGCTCAAACCGCTCAACAAGGGGGAGCTCCTCCTGCGGTAGCGGTCTTGTTATCAACAGAGCTTTTTACTCTCATCGATATGGATGCCATTATCCCCATGGATGATTTTATCAAGAAGGATAACTTCCCTATTGATGATTTCTATTCTGCTTTTATGGAAAATGGTCAAACTCAGGGAAAAACTTGGGGCTTACCTTTCCAACGTTCCACTATCGTTATGTACTACAACAAGGATGCCTTCCGCAAAGCCGGTTTAGATCCTGAAAAGGCTCCTGCTACTTGGGAAGAATTAGTAGAATATGGTCAAAAACTCACTGTCAAAGATGGGAATGGCAACACCACCCAATGGGGTGTAGAGATTCCTTCTACTGGCTACCAATACTGGATGGCTCAAGCCCTTACTATCCAAAGTGGTAAGAACTACATGAACCAACAAGGTAACCAAGTGTACTTCAATGATCCTGCTGCCATAGAAGCTCTTAGCTTCTGGAAAGATATGGGGCAGAAGTATGAGATCATGCCTAAGGGCATCATCGAATGGAAGACTGTTCCTTCTGACTTCCTTCAACAGAGGACGGCTATCATGTACCACTCAACAGGGAACCTTACGAATATGAAAAACAACGCAACATTCGATTTTGGTGTGGCTTTCCTTCCTGCCAACAAGAGCTTCGGTTCTCCTACTGGTGGTGGTAACCTTTATATCTTCAAAGATATCTCTGATGCCCAAAAAGAAGCGGCTTGGAAGCTGGTTAAATTCTTAACTTCCCCTGAGATGACAGCCAAATGGTGTATTGCCACAGGTTATGTCGGAACCAGAGCGAGTGCCTTTGAAACTCCTGCCTTATCAGAATATGTCAAGGGATTCCCCTATGCTGCCGTGGCTCGCGATCAGCTTCAGTATGCTAAGGCTGAGTTGTCTACCCATGAGAATGGTCAAGTGATCAAGATCATTAATGATAACATTCAGTCCGCTCTTACTGGTCAGGCATCCCCTGAAGAGGCGTTGAACAAAGCCCAAAGTCAGACAGAAGAAATTCTAAAATCCTATAAGTAG
- a CDS encoding HAD family hydrolase — MKFDLVVSDLDGTILNNKVADRSWLEVMRAGVRRLQDRNIKFTIATGRPEISALPIARELGIDTPIITYNGAQIINREGTVLYENTYDLKHWEPFLYNLLERGGSVVLYREGEALCLEHSDRIKQYEVKENIPCRRCSWSDIRRLSTYKILLLGDMDLLKSVWAKCHPGQDQEYQMFQSESDHLEIVGQGISKGTALVYLAEYLHVSLGSTIAIGNHYNDMDMLKAAQLGIAVANAEPGLQSTADFVTRHAYEDGVIEMINRWVLKEELENA, encoded by the coding sequence ATGAAGTTTGACTTGGTTGTATCAGATTTGGATGGGACCATCCTTAATAATAAGGTGGCTGATCGCTCCTGGCTGGAGGTGATGAGAGCGGGCGTAAGGCGATTACAGGATAGGAATATCAAATTCACTATCGCCACAGGAAGGCCTGAGATCTCTGCTCTCCCTATCGCCAGAGAGTTAGGGATTGATACACCTATCATTACTTATAATGGGGCTCAGATCATTAATAGGGAAGGGACGGTCCTCTATGAAAATACTTATGACCTTAAGCACTGGGAGCCTTTTCTCTACAACCTGTTAGAACGGGGGGGATCTGTTGTCCTCTATAGGGAAGGGGAAGCCCTTTGCCTGGAACATAGTGATCGTATTAAGCAATACGAAGTAAAAGAAAACATCCCTTGTCGTCGTTGTTCCTGGTCGGATATCAGAAGGCTCAGTACTTATAAGATTCTCCTCTTAGGGGATATGGATCTCTTAAAGTCGGTATGGGCCAAATGCCATCCCGGCCAGGATCAAGAGTATCAGATGTTCCAGTCCGAATCGGATCATCTCGAGATCGTTGGTCAAGGGATCTCTAAGGGAACCGCCCTTGTCTACTTAGCCGAATATCTTCATGTCTCATTGGGCTCCACTATCGCCATTGGTAATCACTACAACGATATGGATATGCTCAAGGCCGCTCAATTAGGAATAGCCGTCGCCAATGCAGAACCGGGATTACAGAGCACCGCGGACTTTGTAACTCGCCATGCCTATGAAGACGGAGTAATAGAAATGATTAATAGATGGGTATTAAAGGAGGAGTTAGAAAATGCGTAA